From the Gasterosteus aculeatus chromosome 13, fGasAcu3.hap1.1, whole genome shotgun sequence genome, one window contains:
- the slc6a4b gene encoding solute carrier family 6 member 4b, whose translation MIRLHDQSHTETDTALCTQLLLWLTFHSPTARQDSAVMAGSLTRQGSPKAGYSANNAAPAPVVTQTESRDKWSKKMDFLLSVIGFAVDLGNVWRFPYVCYQNGGGAFLIPYILMAIFGGVPLFYMELALGQFHRTGAISIWKHICPIFKGIGYSICIIALYVSFYYNTIIAWALFYFYSSFSTILPWTNCDNVWNTPDCTNYFGVDNVTWTNSSRSPAEEFYTRNVLEIHKSSGLKNVGGVRWQLMLCLFLIFTIVYFSLWKGVKTSGKVVWVTATFPYIVLFILLIRGATLPGAWRGVVFYLKPQWGKLLETSVWVDAAAQIFFSLGPGFGVLLALSSYNPFTNNCYRDAIVTSLVNCLTSFVSGFVIFTVLGYMAEIRKVEVEDVAKDKGPSLLFITYPEAIANMMGSTFFAIIFFVMMIMLGLDSTFGGLEAIITAVLDEYPEQLGHRRELFVLGLVVVCFLGSLSTLTNGGAYVVKLLEEFGVGSSIIAVGFLEAIAVSWFYGIKRFSNDIQSMLGKSPGLYWQVCWVAISPAFLAYIIVSSLLKGPPLTLFDYKYPDWSITVGYIIGLSSFIWIPIYMVYKLVWTPGSLKQRLAVCLRPERTIPDIHAESLNMATVP comes from the exons ATGATCCGTCTCCACGATCAG TCGCACACGGAGACAGACACCGCGCTCTGCACGCAGCTGCTCCTCTGGCTGACTTTTCACAGTCCGACGGCCCGACAGGACTCAGCAGTCATGGCCGGCAGTCTGACCCGCCAAGGCTCCCCCAAAGCCGGCTACAGCGCCAACAACGCGGCCCCGGCGCCGGTGGTCACGCAAACGGAGTCCAGGGACAAATGGAGCAAAAAAATGGATTTTCTCTTGTCTGTTATCGGTTTCGCAGTGGACCTGGGAAATGTTTGGAGATTTCCCTACGTGTGTTATCAAAACGGGGGCG GTGCTTTCCTTATTCCCTACATTTTGATGGCCATCTTTGGTGGCGTGCCGCTCTTCTACATGGAGTTGGCTCTGGGACAGTTCCACAGAACCGGAGCCATATCCATATGGAAACACATTTGCCCCATTTTCAAAG GTATAGGATATAGCATTTGTATCATCGCCCTGTATGTGTCCTTCTACTACAACACCATCATCGCCTGGGCCCTTTTCTATTTctactcctccttctccaccatcCTTCCTTGGACTAACTGTGACAATGTGTGGAACACCCCCGACTGCACCAACTATTTTGGCGTTGACAACGTCACCTGGACGAATTCCTCCAGGTCTCCGGCTGAGGAATTTTACAC GAGGAATGTTCTTGAAATCCACAAGTCATCGGGGCTGAAGAACGTTGGTGGTGTTCGCTGGCAGTTGATGCTTTGCCTTTTTCTCATCTTCACCATCGTGTACTTCAGCCTTTGGAAGGGCGTGAAGACTTCAGGGAAG GTAGTGTGGGTCACAGCCACCTTCCCCTACATTGTGCTTTTCATCCTGCTAATTCGAGGCGCCACTCTGCCGGGGGCCTGGAGAGGAGTCGTGTTTTACCTGAAGCCCCAGTGGGGGAAGCTGCTGGAGACCAGT GTGTGGGTGGACGCTGCCGCTCAGATTTTCTTCTCCCTGGGACCGGGGTTTGGGGTGCTCCTGGCTCTCTCCAGCTACAACCCTTTCACAAATAACTGCTATCG TGACGCCATTGTGACCAGTTTGGTGAACTGTCTGACCAGCTTCGTGTCCGGGTTTGTGATCTTCACGGTGTTGGGCTACATGGCAGAGATCAGGAAAGTGGAGGTTGAGGATGTAGCAAAAGACAAAG GACCGAGTTTACTTTTTATCACTTACCCAGAAGCCATTGCAAACATGATGGGCTCAACTTTTTTTGCAATCATCTTTTTTGTGATGATGATCATGCTGGGACTGGACAGCACG TTTGGTGGGCTGGAGGCCATCATCACAGCTGTGCTGGATGAATACCCGGAGCAGTTAGGCCACAGACGTGAACTCTTTGTTCTGGGGTTGGTAGTTGTCTGCTTTCTGGGCTCTCTAAGTACCCTAACAAAT GGTGGTGCCTATGTGGTAAAGCTGCTGGAGGAATTTGGAGTAGGCAGTTCCATTATAGCTGTGGGTTTCCTTGAGGCCATCGCAGTTTCCTGGTTCTATG GTATCAAAAGATTTAGCAATGATATTCAATCCATGTTGGGCAAATCTCCAGGATTATACTGGCAGGTGTGCTGGGTTGCCATCAGTCCTGCATTTTTAGCG TATATCATCGTGAGCTCCCTGCTGAAAGGGCCGCCCCTAACGCTGTTTGACTACAAGTACCCCGACTGGAGCATCACGGTGGGATACATCATCGGCTTATCATCCTTCATTTGGATCCCCATTTACATGGTCTACAAGCTGGTGTGGACCCCCGGATCCCTTAAACAG CGGTTGGCGGTGTGTCTCCGACCCGAGAGGACCATTCCAGACATCCACGCTGAAAGCCTCAACATGGCTACTGTGCcgtag
- the ankrd13a gene encoding ankyrin repeat domain-containing protein 13A yields MSTANVSEDIRAKFPLHSAVWENDYRRLEEQITLPQNEIEAVDPRGRTPLHLAVSLGHLESVRVLLRHGAEVTKENCMNWTVLQEAVSTGDPEMVQLVLQRRDYLKASTALGGVPELLSKIRESPDFYMEMKWEFTSWIPLLSRVCPSDVCRIWKSGASLRVDATLLGFENMTWIRGRRSYIFRGEDSCAELIEVNHDDEVVETERYNISQEIEHVTLESMQPAEQEVAKRLTTSIVNTYLDTKDIDFERNKSGIWGWRADKTEMVNGFEAKVFSVNNVNVVIRTRTEHLTDEEKARIKSERNVLESLLGTVEQHISAQGDLTLEYATATNPTAITPEEYFDPDFELGNRDIGRPIELSIRTQKFKGTLWMSEDHPLSLVEQVTPIIDLMARTSSHFARLRDFVTLKFPPGFPVKLEIPLFHVLNARITFGSVNKCSTEEEANTTPAATPTSPGEEEEAAALPLFQVCPSVFEVPAGYHRRGGSRHAPESNNEEQLLQYAIHQSLLESHTGPGQEGTSDDADGEFTDVMPSSQSDRSIPEGVLVEYEDTPSPVSSHSASSPDSELRLAMELSARAQQEEDRLRKQEEEELERILQLSLTEK; encoded by the exons ATGTCCACAGCTAATGTTAGCGAAGACATCCGAGCGAAGTTCCCCCTTCACTCCGCCGTGTGGGAGAATGACTACCGGAGACTGGAGGAACAAATAACGTTACCGCAG AATGAAATTGAGGCTGTGGACCCCAGAGGTCGGACCCCTCTGCACCTGGCTGTGTCGCTGGGCCACCTGGAGTCGGTCCGAGTGCTTCTGAGACACGGTGCTGAAGTTACTAAAGAGAACTGCATGAACTGGACAG tgctgcaggaggccgtCAGCACCGGAGATCCAGAGATGGTTCAGTTGGTGCTTCAACGCCGAGACTACCTCAAAGCCTCCACTGCTCTGGGGGGAGTGCCTGAGCTGCTGTCAAAGATCCGAGAG TCTCCAGACTTCTACATGGAAATGAAGTGGGAATTCACCAGTTGGA TCCCTCTTCTGTCCCGGGTTTGTCCAAGTGATGTTTGCCGCATTTGGAAAAGCGGCGCCAGCCTGCGAGTTGATGCCACTCTTCTTGGCTTTGAAAACATGACTTGGATCAGAGGGCGCAGAAGCTACATCTTCAgaggagagg ATTCGTGTGCAGAGTTAATAGAGGTGAACCATGACGATGAAGTAGTGGAAACGGAACGCTACAACATATCTCAAGAAATCGAGCATGTCACGTTAGAGTCGATGCAGCCAGCGGAGCAGGAAGTGGCCAAACGGTTGACCACTTCTATTGTCAACACCTACTTGGACACCAAGGACATTGATTTTGAAAG GAACAAGTCTGGGATTTGGGGCTGGAGAGCTGACAAAACTGAGATGGTCAATGGATTTGAAGCAAAG GTTTTCAGTGTGAACAATGTAAATGTGGTAATCAGGACGAGGACAGAGCATCTTACGGACGAGGAGAAAGCCAGGATAAAAA GTGAAAGGAACGTCTTGGAGTCTCTGCTCGGGACTGTGGAGCAGCACATAAGTGCACAAGGG GACCTGACTCTCGAGTATGCAACCGCCACCAATCCCACCGCCATCACTCCGGAGGAATACTTTGATCCAGACTTTGAACTGGGGAACAGAGACATCGGTCGACCCATTGAGCTGAGCATTCGAACACAGAA GTTCAAAGGTACGTTGTGGATGAGCGAGGATCATCCTCTGTCTCTGGTGGAGCAAGTAACTCCCATCATCGACCTCATGGCTCGGACCAGTTCCCATTTTGCACGTCTACGGGACTTTGTAACCCTCAAATTTCCTCCTGGATTTCCTGTTAAACTAG AGATTCCCCTGTTCCATGTGCTGAATGCCAGAATTACATTTGGTAGTGTCAATAAATGTAGTACTGAGGAGGAGGCAAACacaacaccagcagccacaCCAACATCCccgggagaagaggaagaagctgcAG CGCTGCCTCTGTTTCAGGTTTGTCCTTCCGTGTTTGAGGTGCCCGCCGGTTATCATCGCAGAGGAGGCAGCCGACATGCACCCGAGTCCAACAACGAGGAGCAGCTTCTGCAGTACGCCATCCATCAGAGCCTCCTGGAGTCCCACACCGGCCCGGGCCAG GAGGGGACTTCCGACGATGCTGATGGGGAATTCACTGATGTGATGCCCAGTAGCCAGAGTGACCG GAGTATCCCAGAGGGGGTGCTAGTGGAATATGAAGACACCCCCAGCCCCGTCAGCTCCCACTCTGCCTCAAGCCCCGACTCAGAGCTACGCCTGGCCATGGAGCTCTCGGCCCGCGCTCAACAGGAAGAGGACAGGctgaggaagcaggaggaggaagagctggaGAGGATCTTGCAGCTATCACTTACCGAGAAGTAA